CCGCGTTGCTACCCGCGGACCTGGCCTTCGCCCTGGACGATCCACTTCGTGGTGGTGAGCTCGGTCAGCCCCATCGGACCGCGCGCGTGCAGCTTCTGGGTGGAAATGCCCACCTCGGCACCAAGGCCCAGCTCCCCGCCGTCGGTAAAGCGGGTGGAAGCGTTGACGATTACCGCCGCCGAATCCACCTCAGCAATGAATCGTTCCGCGTTAGCAAGGTGGTTGGTGAGGATCGCCTCGGTGTGTCCCGTGGACCAGGTCCGGATGTGCTGGACGGCTTCATCCAGGGTATCCACCATGGCCACTGCCAGGTCCAGGTCCATGTACTCGGTGGCCCAGTCCGCGTCCGTCGCTGCTTCGGTCTCGACGCCGGGCAGCGCCGCCTTGATGCGGTGGTCCACGTGGAGGCGGACGCCGGCGTTGCGGAGGGCGGTGGCGACGGCGGGCAGCACCGTTGAACCGGAGTGGACCAGCAGCGTCTCCACGGTGTTGCAGACGCTGGGCCGCTGGGTCTTGGCGTTGAGCAGGATCTCCACGGCCATGTTCTCGTCGGCGGACTCGTCGATGAAGATGTGGACGTTGCCCTCCCCTGTCTCGATGACGGGCACGGCTGAATTGGTAACCACGGTCTGGATCAGGTCCCTGCCGCCGCGGGGAATGAGCACGTCCACCCGGCCGCGCGCCTTCATCAGGACATTGGCACCGGCGCGGCCGAACTGGTCCACGGTCTGCACGGCATCGGCGGGCAGGCCGACTGATTCGAGGGCTTCCCGCAGCACACGCACCAGGACCTGGTTGGTTGCTTCCGCTGCACTGCCGCCGCGCAGGATGACTGCGTTGCCACTTTTGAGGGCCAGCCCCGCGATGTCCACGGTGACGTTGGGACGTGCCTCGTATATGGCTGCCACCACGCCCATGGGCACGTTGACCTGGCGGAGGCGCAGCCCGTTGGGCAGGGTCTGGCCGCGGACCACGTTGCCTACGGGGTCCGGAAGGTTGGCGAGATTCTCAAGGGCCGACACCAGGCCGGCAACCCGGGCTTCGGTGAGGGTGAGCCGGTCCAGGAGGGCCGCGGAGGTGCCGTTGTCCTTGCCCCGCTGCACATCCATGGCGTTGGCGGCGAGGATGGCCTGGACGTTCTCCTGGAGCGCGGCTCCCACGGCGCGGAGGCCGCGGTCTTTCCAGGCGCGGTTGGCGGTGGACATCCGGCGGGCTGCGTGGCGGGAGCGGTCGGCAATGGCGTGGACGGCCGCTTCCACCTCCGCGGGGGAAAGAGCGTCCACGGCTGATGCCTGCCCTGCCGACGGACCCGGCTGCGCCTGCGCCGCAGTGGTTCCGGAATTTTCAGCAGTATGGATCAGGTCTTCAGTCATGCTCCAAGTTTAGGCGAGGCTGCAGCTCACAAGAGCACCAGGTCATCAACATGAACAACTTCGCGGTCATAGCCGCTGCCCAGTTCCTCGCCAAGTTCCCTGGTGGAGCGTCCCAGCATGTGGGGCAGTTCCTGGGATGAGTAGTTGACCAGTCCACGGGCAACAACGGTGCCGTCAGCAGCTGCCAGCTCCACGGCGTCGCCCGGCTCAAAGTCTCCGTGGATGGCGGAAATGCCCGCCGGCAGCAGGGAGGTGTGGTGGTGCAGCACGGCGCGCACGGCTCCGTCGTCCAGGACCAGGCGGCCCTGCACGGAGGCGACGTGGGCCAGCCACAGGAGGCGGACCGGTTTGCGGGAGCCGTTGACTGAGAACCAGGTGCCCACGTCCTCGCCGTTCAGGGCCGCGGCGGCGTTGGGTGTGGAGGTCACCAGGGCGTGGATGCCCGAGCCGGCGGCCATGCTGGCAGCTTCGACCTTGGTCATCATGCCGCCGGT
This window of the Pseudarthrobacter defluvii genome carries:
- a CDS encoding glutamate-5-semialdehyde dehydrogenase; this translates as MTEDLIHTAENSGTTAAQAQPGPSAGQASAVDALSPAEVEAAVHAIADRSRHAARRMSTANRAWKDRGLRAVGAALQENVQAILAANAMDVQRGKDNGTSAALLDRLTLTEARVAGLVSALENLANLPDPVGNVVRGQTLPNGLRLRQVNVPMGVVAAIYEARPNVTVDIAGLALKSGNAVILRGGSAAEATNQVLVRVLREALESVGLPADAVQTVDQFGRAGANVLMKARGRVDVLIPRGGRDLIQTVVTNSAVPVIETGEGNVHIFIDESADENMAVEILLNAKTQRPSVCNTVETLLVHSGSTVLPAVATALRNAGVRLHVDHRIKAALPGVETEAATDADWATEYMDLDLAVAMVDTLDEAVQHIRTWSTGHTEAILTNHLANAERFIAEVDSAAVIVNASTRFTDGGELGLGAEVGISTQKLHARGPMGLTELTTTKWIVQGEGQVRG